A single genomic interval of Fusarium verticillioides 7600 chromosome 8, whole genome shotgun sequence harbors:
- a CDS encoding CMGC/SRPK protein kinase, whose product MSTPSVRYKYIEEVEVLEDYRPRGYHPIQINDTLHHDRYQIVHKLGHGTFSTAWLALDRNSSTYVAVKDGTSDADKDEVDILSKLAMADTDETMIPQVLDSFIVKGPNGSHLCLVTTPARCSLIDTKDASDSGLFQLDVARSLAFQVIKAVAHVHSRGYAHGDLHLSNLLLRLPASLNNLSIDQLYAKFGAPILEPIVRLDGSVEPLPPGVPSHAVLPVWLGLPSDEISLCDAKLLLSDFGVAFRPADKTKCESNAPLVVRPSESYFEPTKPLTFESDIWSLSCLIFELFAHRSLIDGIIAPQDDITAQQVHMQGIPPPEWWDKWDKSSKWFDSKGQALSNERDIWSWDRRFTQWIQEPRKSEGMETLNSEEAAALLDILRRMLAWKPKNRPQAQQILESGWVKDWALPAYNKTKKS is encoded by the exons ATGTCTACACCAAGTGTCAGATATAAGTAcattgaagaagtcgaggtaCTTGAAGATTATCGACCTAGAGGCTACCATCCTATTCAGATTAACGATACTCTGCATCATGACCGTTACCAGATAGTGCATAAACTTGGACATGGTACATTTTCAACCGCCTGGCTTGCCCTCGACCGAAATTCATCCACCTACGTTGCAGTGAAGGATGGAACTTCAGACGCAGATAAAGATGAAGTCGATATTCTCTCGAAGCTCGCAATGGCGGATACAGACGAAACAATGATCCCGCAAGTTCTTGACAGTTTCATTGTCAAAGGGCCCAACGGATCACACCTGTGTCTCGTCACGACACCTGCACGATGTAGCCTCATAGATACAAAAGATGCGTCTGACTCAGGTCTCTTCCAACTAGACGTGGCCCGTTCTCTGGCTTTTCAAGTTATAAAAGCTGTGGCCCATGTTCACTCGCGCGGCTATGCCCATGGAG ATCTCCACTTGAGCAACCTATTACTACGACTTCCAGCCTCGCTCAACAACTTGTCGATCGACCAGCTGTATGCAAAGTTCGGTGCTCCGATACTAGAGCCAATTGTTCGTCTAGACGGGTCTGTTGAACCATTACCACCTGGCGTGCCTTCTCATGCTGTTCTCCCTGTCTGGCTTGGCTTACCGAGTGATGAAATCTCCCTGTGCGATGCCAAACTCTTACTGAGTGACTTTGGCGTCGCCTTCCGGCCAGCAGACAAGACAAAATGCGAGTCCAATGCACCCCTTGTTGTCCGCCCTTCCGAGTCTTATTTCGAGCCAACAAAGCCTCTCACCTTCGAATCAGACATATGGAGCCTCAGCTGTCTGATATTTGAGTTGTTTGCCCATCGCTCCCTCATCGACGGCATCATCGCTCCCCAGGACGACATCACTGCGCAACAAGTTCACATGCAGGGGATTCCACCGCCTGAATGGTGGGACAAATGGGACAAGAGCTCAAAATGGTTTGATAGTAAAGGTCAGGCGCTCAGTAACGAGCGGGATATCTGGTCATGGGACAGGCGATTCACCCAATGGATACAAGAGCCGAGAAAATCGGAGGGCATGGAAACCCTCAACTCGGAGGAGGCGGCTGCGCTATTGGACATATTAAGACGAATGCTTGCATGGAAGCCTAAGAATCGACCTCAGGCGCAGCAAATTTTGGAATCGGGATGGGTGAAGGATTGGGCTTTGCCAGCCtacaacaagaccaagaagtcGTGA